The proteins below come from a single Ictalurus furcatus strain D&B chromosome 15, Billie_1.0, whole genome shotgun sequence genomic window:
- the lmod3 gene encoding leiomodin-3, whose product MSKYCDQEPYMEEIDEDKILEGLSAEELQQLQNEMDDIAPDKTIPVGMRQNNASIEATTEGDKEWESEDQENIDEDVILAGLTAEELKQLQNEMEVIAPDERVPVGMRQKDQTDKPPTGSFDHRSLVDYLYWERESKRLLEEERIPTTLLPSQKKRAEELKNIVKEDNKNIVYEEIGKDAEIGDCKEVIEEVIEEVKDKVVDVEVGENDQKKQPIKTETQESSIIMFANSQPAPNFSDSQKERETQRAELNEDESKVAKMKQTDQIQCKPVPSAYENWVPKKEERVISKLKIPKLAHGDGLIKKTARPSGNDTNLESTLDKIRNHNSYITEINLNNIENIPKEMLLDYIEALKKNKHVKIFSIANTGADENVAFSLANMLRENRSITTLNIESNFITGKGIIAIMRCLQFNETLTELRFHNQRHMLGHHAEMEVARLLKANNTLLKVGYHFELPGPRMVVTNLLTRNLDRQRQQRKEEQRLQQIKEQRQIMEVYESHLNFPPGLLEMLGEYIPGMELICAAQGPQLLSQSPPEPSMESTPCHKLQKTHHPTRQHPRSSDSDSRNMLKDVKLKKTPKRRDPLLDLTKKEEKRDGRANIQLRSTFKQTNTASEGSLDDRANLKDVIKALKPVPRRRQPPKEELTPRDLLLNEIRQSNVAYLKAVPLPKVLESRETSLL is encoded by the exons ATGTCCAAGTACTGTGACCAGGAACCCTACATGGAGGAAATTGATGAAGACAAAATTCTTGAAGGTCTTTCAGCTGAAGAGCTCCAGCAGCTCCAGAACGAGATGGATGATATTGCCCCTGATAAAACAATACCAGTGGGAATGAGACAGAATAACGCATCTATTGAAGCAACGACTGAAG GGGACAAAGAATGGGAATCTGAGGATCAGGAAAACATTGATGAAGATGTGATTTTGGCAGGTCTCACTGCTGAAGAGCTCAAACAGCTCCAGAATGAAATGGAGGTAATTGCTCCTGATGAGAGAGTGCCAGTAGGGATGCGACAGAAGGACCAAACTGATAAACCCCCAACAGGTTCATTTGACCATAGATCACTAGTGGACTACCTGTACTGGGAGAGAGAATCTAAACGTTTGCTGGAAGAAGAAAGAATACCTACCACCCTGCTCCCCAGTCAG AAAAAAAGGGCAGAAGAGCTGAAGAATATAGTGAAAgaagataataaaaatattgtgtatGAGGAAATTGGAAAAGATGCTGAGATAGGGGACTGTAAAGAGGTGATTGAGGAAGTGATCGAAGAGGTAAAAGACAAAGTTGTCGATGTAGAAGTTGGTGAGAATGATCAAAAGAAACAGCCAATTAAAACAGAAACTCAAGAGAGTAGCATCATTATGTTTGCCAACTCTCAGCCAGCTCCAAATTTCTCTGActcacaaaaagagagagaaactcaAAGAGCTGAATTGAATGAGGACGAATCAAAAGTGGCTAAAATGAAGCAAACAGATCAGATTCAATGTAAACCTGTTCCCTCAGCCTATGAGAACTGGGTTCctaagaaagaagagagagtcATATCCAAATTGAAGATCCCAAAGCTTGCACATGGTGAtggtttgattaaaaaaactgCAAGGCCATCTGGGAATGATACCAATCTGGAAAGCACTCTGGACAAAATCCGCAATCATAACTCCTATATCACTGAGATCAACCTAAACAATATTGAGAACATTCCTAAAGAAATGCTCTTAGACTACATTGAGGCCCTGAAGAAGAACAAGCATGTGAAGATCTTCAGCATTGCAAACACAGGTGCAGATGAAAATGTGGCTTTTTCATTGGCCAACATGCTGCGAGAGAACAGGAGCATCACCACACTGAACATTGAATCCAACTTCATTACTGGAAAAGGTATCATTGCGATCATGCGCTGTCTACAGTTCAATGAGACTTTGACAGAACTCCGGTTCCACAATCAGAGGCACATGCTGGGCCATCATGCAGAGATGGAAGTGGCACGTCTCCTGAAAGCCAACAACACCCTGCTTAAGGTTGGCTACCATTTTGAGCTTCCTGGGCCCAGGATGGTGGTGACTAACTTGCTCACTAGGAACCTTGACCGGCAGCGACAACAAAGGAAGGAAGAGCAGAGGCTTCAGCAGATAAAAGAGCAACGTCAGATCATGGAGGTGTATGAGAGCCACCTGAACTTCCCACCTGGTCTGCTGGAGATGTTAGGAGAATATATTCCTGGAATGGAACTTATCTGTGCTGCTCAGGGTCCTCAGCTTCTTTCACAAAGCCCTCCAGAACCCTCTATGGAATCAACACCATGTCACAAGCTACAAAAGACACACCACCCTACTCGACAACATCCACGCAGTTCAGACTCAGACTCTCGCAATATGTTAAAAGATGTGAAGCTTAAGAAGACTCCAAAACGTCGTGACCCACTCCTGGATTTAActaaaaaagaagagaaaagagatgGAAGGGCTAATATTCAGTTACGGAGCACTTTCAAGCAGACAAACACAGCAAGTGAAGGCTCTCTGGATGACAGGGCCAACCTGAAAGATGTGATAAAGGCACTGAAACCAGTTCCTCGAAGAAGGCAGCCACCAAAAGAGGAACTAACACCACGTGACTTACTCCTCAATGAAATTAGACAGAGCAATGTGGCTTATCTAAAAGCG